From Spirosoma aerolatum, one genomic window encodes:
- a CDS encoding ATP-binding protein gives MVLLVGNLCAQVSVQGVIVNGKPLSYRPNQPIRLDALANDVTFTFRAKPGRMYQYKLEGFDRQWIYSQYPIARYTNLDGNEYVLAVRTLQGNQVVGQVRVRVSVERELTEEWWFVPAILVYAVLLLGAAMYFFMLYNFRQKLKVQSIRYRIAADLHDEVGATLSSIAMATNMVKRKMNVTQADVVALLDTIKTDSEETIHTIRDTVWTINPDNDSPDKLFEKMRSFAFQVLTARDIALQFDNQIPFDKSLKINMEQRRNLYLIFKEAINNIAKHSQATKVQVLISRSSTGLHWLIADNGIGFNLSQQTDGNGLINFRNRAAESFMELTIDTSSGSGCRISIVVPEL, from the coding sequence ATGGTATTGCTTGTCGGAAATCTTTGTGCTCAGGTTTCCGTACAGGGTGTAATAGTTAATGGAAAGCCCCTCTCTTATAGACCTAATCAACCCATTCGGCTGGATGCGCTCGCTAACGACGTAACATTTACTTTTCGGGCTAAACCCGGACGGATGTATCAGTATAAACTGGAAGGGTTTGATCGTCAATGGATCTATAGTCAGTATCCTATTGCTCGTTACACGAATTTGGATGGCAATGAATATGTATTGGCGGTGCGAACGCTTCAAGGTAATCAGGTGGTGGGCCAGGTGCGGGTGCGGGTTTCGGTAGAACGTGAGCTAACGGAGGAGTGGTGGTTCGTTCCGGCTATACTTGTGTATGCTGTATTGTTGCTGGGGGCAGCCATGTACTTTTTTATGTTGTATAACTTCCGCCAGAAGCTTAAAGTACAGTCGATACGATACCGAATTGCCGCTGATCTGCACGACGAAGTTGGCGCTACATTGAGTAGCATCGCTATGGCAACCAACATGGTTAAACGAAAAATGAATGTTACTCAGGCCGACGTGGTAGCGTTGCTCGACACAATAAAAACAGATTCGGAAGAAACAATTCATACCATTCGTGATACAGTCTGGACAATTAATCCCGACAACGATTCCCCCGATAAGCTATTCGAAAAAATGCGTTCGTTTGCCTTTCAGGTACTGACTGCCCGGGATATTGCGTTACAGTTCGACAATCAGATACCGTTTGATAAAAGCCTGAAAATTAACATGGAACAGCGCCGGAACCTGTATTTGATTTTTAAAGAGGCCATCAATAATATTGCTAAACATTCGCAGGCAACCAAAGTGCAAGTGCTGATTTCTCGCTCGAGCACCGGGCTTCATTGGTTGATTGCCGATAATGGCATTGGCTTCAATTTGAGCCAACAGACCGATGGCAACGGTCTGATAAATTTTCGGAACCGAGCTGCTGAAAGTTTTATGGAACTGACCATTGACACGTCGTCTGGTAGTGGCTGTCGAATTTCGATAGTGGTGCCCGAGTTATAA
- a CDS encoding DUF6597 domain-containing transcriptional factor: MFYQKYFPAPHLAPFVECYYIWENKPDATTWALPVSKPAVIESPPTGFGSIVFNLGAPYSVGTTQRNSIQVVPTAFMTGQATHQYRLYLPNQIHMLGIVFRPAGIGSLFGLPMVELTDERIALTDVLKQSVHHVTEQLAEAPSHSAQIACIEQFLSFQLVRRNLQPDRIDYVANLIVTNRGNVSLSGLIEDAFLCRRQFERKFLQRIGVSPKFYARIRRISYMCAELASQRWQINDWQDLVYRCGYYDQSHFIKEFTAFTGKNPSLYVRNNLELTQYLSEQFSH; the protein is encoded by the coding sequence ATGTTTTATCAGAAATATTTTCCGGCTCCTCATCTGGCTCCTTTTGTGGAATGTTATTATATCTGGGAAAATAAGCCTGATGCAACTACCTGGGCGTTACCCGTAAGTAAGCCCGCTGTTATAGAATCACCACCGACCGGATTTGGCTCGATTGTCTTTAATCTGGGTGCTCCTTATTCGGTAGGTACTACGCAACGAAATTCGATTCAGGTAGTTCCTACGGCATTTATGACCGGGCAGGCAACTCATCAATACCGACTCTATTTGCCCAACCAAATCCATATGCTTGGGATTGTTTTCCGCCCGGCAGGAATAGGAAGCCTCTTTGGTTTACCGATGGTTGAGTTAACCGATGAGCGCATTGCACTAACAGATGTCCTGAAGCAATCTGTTCATCACGTAACTGAGCAACTAGCCGAAGCCCCCAGCCATTCGGCACAAATTGCCTGTATTGAGCAATTTTTATCTTTTCAGTTGGTAAGACGCAATCTTCAGCCCGACCGCATCGATTATGTGGCTAACCTGATTGTGACGAATCGGGGAAATGTAAGTTTAAGCGGGCTGATCGAAGATGCGTTTCTGTGCCGTCGGCAGTTTGAGCGGAAGTTTCTGCAACGGATTGGTGTGAGTCCTAAATTTTATGCACGCATCCGACGGATTAGCTATATGTGTGCCGAACTGGCCAGCCAACGTTGGCAAATCAATGATTGGCAGGACCTGGTTTACCGATGCGGTTATTACGACCAGTCGCATTTCATTAAAGAGTTTACAGCATTTACGGGTAAGAACCCCTCGCTCTATGTCCGGAATAACCTTGAGTTAACGCAGTATCTGTCGGAGCAATTTTCCCATTGA
- a CDS encoding glycoside hydrolase family 9 protein: protein MNVVRLLFSFVWVLVAIQVGAQSPVNGSGNLVSGGRTRTFSFHLPANIPKDNLPLVIAFHGDGGTGAGFQSYAGLDAVANTQNFLVVYPDAVTVGGSIQFNKYADTAPGFGSAGDANGPSPADPNAPDDVRFTSDLIDYFTQTYRINRNRVYVTGHSGGGYMCYFLSMALANKIAAFAPVAASLWVNNSYSNTYFSAGTYTSVPVLHIHSAGDPTVTPPIVPYPKTPAYAWPLSNYAGMNCNNWSSYTTTAFNPTVDSLTFCGSGKKVVLLMTKDATHGWSTQFNVAQTIWNFVKNYQLSSFPEVDYHIKVDQFGYLPLAKKVAVISKPQTGYNSGEPFTPSGTYQIRNAANDAVVFTGTPTSWSAGATHTQSGDKVWWFDFSALQIPGTYYVYDVGQNKRSYSFDIGNSVYQTVLKQAMRVFFYQRSGFAKQTPYAQSPWTDGAAFLGTQQDTDCRLVSNTSAATSKDVRGGWFDAGDYNKYIPFTYGTLVDMLLAYQENPAVWTDDFNLPESGNGVPDLLDEVKWELDWLLRMQQTDGSLLHKVSVTDFSATSPPSADIHIRRYGAASTDATATGAAVFALAAIQFKSLGNPTMQSYGSTLQTAAINAFNWASNNPSVLFNNAGFQSVAATYTDNDRLARRVAAAAFLYVLTGDNTYKTFFDANYSQVHLMQWSFAYPFEATYQDALLYYTRAAGATTSVKNAILSTYSGSLKTGNSDNLPSYLNQSDAYRAFLKNDNYTWGSNETKSHQGNMFFTMNVYNQDAGNKTNYRDAGMGFIHYLHGVNPTAYCYLTNMGAYGGEFSAPTMYHSWFADGTVFDLNPPPGYLMGGANPTYAPDAAYSGPVISPPQNQPIQKSYKAWNTSYPENSWQLNEPAIYSQGAYIRLLSQASCYTDQVTSVKSGNWNDPATWACGRIPTITDQAFVQPGHIVTIDATVQAKGLDLKGKVNYINGGKLTIGN, encoded by the coding sequence ATGAACGTGGTGAGGCTTCTCTTTTCGTTCGTATGGGTGCTGGTGGCTATTCAAGTTGGGGCGCAAAGTCCGGTGAATGGTTCTGGCAATCTAGTGTCTGGTGGTCGAACTCGGACATTTTCCTTTCATCTTCCTGCAAACATTCCGAAGGATAATCTACCCCTTGTGATTGCCTTTCATGGCGATGGGGGTACAGGCGCTGGCTTTCAATCGTATGCTGGGCTGGATGCAGTAGCCAATACCCAAAATTTTCTGGTTGTCTACCCAGATGCCGTAACGGTGGGAGGGAGTATTCAATTCAACAAATATGCCGATACGGCTCCTGGTTTCGGATCGGCAGGAGATGCCAATGGCCCCAGTCCGGCTGACCCGAATGCGCCGGATGATGTACGATTTACGTCCGATCTAATTGATTACTTCACCCAAACCTACCGCATCAATCGCAACCGGGTGTATGTAACGGGGCATTCGGGTGGGGGATATATGTGCTATTTCCTCAGTATGGCACTGGCGAATAAGATCGCGGCTTTCGCACCTGTAGCCGCTAGTTTGTGGGTTAATAACAGCTATTCAAACACGTATTTTTCGGCAGGTACGTATACGTCCGTTCCTGTACTGCACATCCATAGCGCAGGCGACCCAACCGTAACGCCCCCGATTGTACCCTATCCAAAAACACCAGCTTATGCCTGGCCGCTATCGAACTATGCCGGGATGAACTGCAATAACTGGAGCTCGTACACGACCACGGCTTTTAATCCTACTGTCGATTCGCTGACGTTTTGTGGATCGGGCAAAAAGGTGGTTTTACTGATGACCAAAGATGCTACGCACGGCTGGAGTACGCAGTTCAACGTCGCCCAGACGATCTGGAATTTTGTTAAAAACTATCAGTTGAGCAGCTTCCCGGAAGTCGATTACCACATCAAAGTCGATCAGTTTGGGTATTTGCCACTGGCTAAAAAAGTGGCTGTTATCAGTAAGCCGCAAACAGGTTATAATTCAGGCGAACCGTTTACGCCATCAGGCACGTATCAGATTCGGAACGCAGCTAACGATGCGGTGGTGTTTACGGGAACACCTACCTCGTGGAGTGCAGGCGCTACCCATACGCAGTCGGGCGATAAGGTCTGGTGGTTCGATTTTTCGGCCTTACAGATTCCTGGAACCTATTATGTGTACGATGTAGGGCAGAACAAGCGATCGTATTCATTTGATATTGGCAATTCCGTTTATCAGACTGTATTAAAACAGGCGATGCGTGTCTTTTTTTACCAGCGAAGCGGCTTTGCCAAACAAACGCCCTATGCCCAAAGCCCCTGGACCGATGGTGCGGCTTTTCTGGGAACGCAGCAGGACACCGACTGTCGGCTGGTGAGCAATACGTCGGCAGCTACGTCGAAAGACGTACGGGGTGGCTGGTTCGATGCGGGCGATTATAACAAATACATTCCGTTTACCTACGGCACCCTGGTGGATATGTTGCTAGCCTATCAGGAAAACCCGGCGGTCTGGACCGACGATTTTAACCTGCCAGAATCGGGGAATGGGGTGCCGGATTTGCTTGACGAGGTAAAATGGGAACTCGACTGGCTTCTGCGGATGCAGCAGACCGATGGTTCATTACTGCATAAAGTATCGGTTACGGATTTTAGTGCTACCTCGCCACCCAGTGCCGATATCCATATACGTCGGTACGGAGCTGCCAGTACGGATGCAACGGCCACCGGAGCGGCTGTTTTCGCCCTGGCTGCTATTCAGTTTAAATCACTGGGTAATCCGACCATGCAAAGCTATGGAAGTACGCTTCAGACGGCGGCTATCAATGCGTTCAACTGGGCCAGCAACAACCCATCGGTCTTGTTCAATAATGCTGGTTTTCAGAGTGTGGCGGCCACCTATACTGACAATGATCGATTGGCCCGGCGTGTAGCGGCAGCGGCTTTCCTGTACGTTCTGACCGGCGACAATACCTATAAGACATTCTTCGATGCGAACTACAGTCAGGTGCATTTGATGCAATGGAGTTTTGCCTATCCGTTTGAGGCCACCTACCAGGATGCGCTGCTCTACTACACCCGCGCTGCCGGAGCTACAACCAGTGTTAAAAATGCCATTTTATCGACCTATTCCGGAAGTTTGAAAACAGGTAATTCGGACAATCTGCCTTCGTATCTGAATCAATCGGATGCGTACCGGGCCTTTCTGAAAAATGACAATTATACCTGGGGCAGTAATGAAACTAAGTCGCATCAGGGGAATATGTTCTTCACCATGAATGTCTATAATCAGGATGCGGGCAATAAGACCAATTATCGGGATGCGGGCATGGGATTCATTCATTACCTGCATGGCGTCAATCCGACGGCTTACTGTTACCTGACCAATATGGGCGCCTATGGTGGCGAATTTTCGGCCCCGACTATGTACCATTCGTGGTTTGCCGACGGAACTGTTTTCGACCTGAATCCGCCACCGGGCTATCTGATGGGTGGAGCTAATCCAACCTACGCGCCCGATGCTGCTTATTCGGGACCTGTAATCAGTCCGCCACAAAACCAGCCGATTCAGAAATCCTATAAAGCCTGGAACACAAGTTATCCTGAAAATTCCTGGCAGCTTAACGAACCGGCTATTTATTCGCAGGGGGCTTATATCCGACTGCTGTCGCAGGCCAGTTGCTACACCGATCAGGTAACCAGTGTAAAATCAGGCAATTGGAATGATCCCGCTACCTGGGCTTGCGGCCGTATTCCGACAATCACTGATCAGGCGTTTGTCCAGCCGGGCCACATTGTGACCATCGACGCGACTGTACAGGCTAAAGGGCTCGACCTGAAGGGTAAAGTCAATTATATAAATGGCGGTAAACTGACTATTGGTAACTAA
- a CDS encoding CotH kinase family protein yields the protein MKSLYYWTICLQLLGISALGQSFTSSNLPIVIINTGNKTIVDDPKIVADLAIIDNGSGKRNTLTDTPTFTSKIGIELRGSSSQSFPKKPYGFELRDASGVNSVNASVLGMPSESDWVLNAMYNDKSLIREPLTYDLNRQLSAYYTPRFRLCEVVLNGSYNGVYMLMEKIKRNKNRVNITSIKTSDNTGDAVTGGYIFKIDKYTGTDSRDWDSPYKTNGIAIPIQIDKPKIDEVTEPQYQYAKQFVTDFENTLAGAKYQDSAVGYRKYIHDDSFVDYMLMTEVAHNLDGYRLSAYFYKDRDSKDGRMVMGPIWDFNLAYGNANYCNGNSYQGWSYTYDKICGDDPYPVPFWWYRLLSDPRFSKAVRTKYQTLRKGLLKTERVQAYVDSVANVLAEAQGRNFQRWPILGVYVWPNSFVGKTYQEEINFLKTWVKNRLEWMDSAILTMDVQVLGVEPTPEFEVIVQPNPSASDITVRYRLPKRASVLLTITDASGRIIKRFTRPDQSMGEHQETLPAHSLPSSPGEYILQLTADGQYSSQKLIRF from the coding sequence ATGAAGTCGCTTTACTATTGGACAATTTGCTTACAACTGCTTGGGATTTCGGCACTTGGACAATCCTTTACCTCGTCGAATCTGCCCATTGTCATCATTAATACAGGCAATAAAACCATTGTCGATGATCCGAAAATCGTAGCTGATCTGGCGATTATCGACAATGGTTCGGGCAAACGCAACACCTTGACGGATACGCCTACATTTACCAGCAAAATTGGTATCGAACTTCGGGGGTCATCGTCGCAGAGCTTTCCTAAAAAACCGTATGGATTCGAGTTACGGGATGCGTCGGGTGTAAACTCCGTCAATGCGTCGGTTCTGGGTATGCCTTCCGAATCGGATTGGGTGCTCAATGCCATGTATAACGATAAATCGCTGATTCGGGAGCCGCTTACTTACGATCTTAATCGGCAGTTAAGTGCTTATTATACACCTCGTTTTCGCCTGTGTGAAGTGGTATTGAATGGGAGCTACAATGGGGTGTATATGCTGATGGAAAAGATCAAACGGAATAAAAATCGGGTAAATATCACCAGCATTAAAACCTCCGATAACACAGGCGATGCGGTAACGGGTGGATATATTTTCAAAATTGACAAATACACCGGAACCGATTCACGCGACTGGGATTCGCCCTACAAAACCAATGGTATTGCGATTCCAATTCAGATTGACAAACCCAAAATCGATGAGGTGACCGAGCCGCAATACCAGTATGCCAAACAGTTTGTAACCGATTTTGAGAATACACTGGCTGGCGCGAAATACCAGGATTCGGCAGTCGGGTACCGAAAATACATTCATGATGATTCCTTTGTCGACTATATGCTTATGACCGAAGTGGCGCATAATCTGGATGGGTATCGGTTGAGTGCTTATTTCTATAAAGATCGCGATTCAAAAGATGGACGGATGGTGATGGGACCGATCTGGGACTTTAACCTGGCCTACGGTAACGCCAATTACTGCAATGGTAATTCGTATCAGGGCTGGTCGTATACCTATGACAAAATCTGCGGAGACGATCCTTATCCGGTTCCCTTCTGGTGGTATCGACTGCTGAGCGATCCCCGCTTTTCGAAGGCTGTACGGACCAAATACCAGACGCTCCGAAAAGGGTTGCTGAAAACTGAGCGTGTTCAGGCTTATGTCGATTCAGTAGCTAATGTACTGGCTGAGGCCCAGGGGCGTAATTTTCAGCGCTGGCCTATTTTGGGCGTCTATGTCTGGCCCAATAGCTTTGTCGGCAAAACCTATCAGGAAGAAATCAACTTTCTGAAAACCTGGGTCAAAAACCGCCTGGAGTGGATGGATAGCGCCATTCTGACAATGGATGTACAGGTGCTGGGCGTAGAACCAACGCCTGAATTTGAGGTAATCGTTCAGCCCAATCCGTCAGCAAGCGATATTACTGTACGCTATCGATTGCCTAAGCGTGCCAGTGTTTTATTGACGATAACCGATGCCAGCGGGCGAATTATAAAGCGATTTACCCGACCGGATCAATCGATGGGAGAGCATCAGGAAACGTTGCCAGCCCATTCACTACCTTCGTCGCCGGGCGAATATATCCTCCAGTTAACGGCTGATGGTCAGTATAGTAGCCAGAAGCTGATACGTTTTTAA
- a CDS encoding type 1 glutamine amidotransferase domain-containing protein — protein sequence METQQRLDGKKVAILLTDGFEQVEMTEPRKALQDAGATTHLIAPKGGDVKGWEHTDWGDTFPVDLPLAGADPAQYDALLLPGGVMNPDNLRMEPKAVQFVRHFFENQKPVAAICHAPIMLIEAGVVNGRKLTSYPSIQTDLKNAGANWVDQEVVTDQGLVTSRKPDDIPAFNRKMIEEIREGKHARQHA from the coding sequence ATGGAAACGCAGCAACGATTGGATGGGAAGAAGGTAGCGATTTTGCTGACCGATGGATTTGAACAGGTCGAAATGACAGAGCCCCGCAAAGCCTTACAGGATGCCGGAGCCACTACGCACCTGATTGCTCCGAAAGGGGGCGATGTAAAAGGGTGGGAGCATACAGATTGGGGCGATACGTTTCCGGTTGATCTGCCTTTGGCAGGTGCCGACCCAGCTCAGTATGATGCCCTGCTGCTGCCAGGTGGGGTTATGAACCCGGACAATCTACGAATGGAGCCAAAGGCTGTTCAGTTTGTCCGACATTTTTTTGAAAATCAAAAGCCAGTAGCGGCTATCTGTCATGCACCCATTATGCTCATTGAAGCGGGGGTTGTCAATGGTCGGAAACTTACGTCCTACCCATCGATTCAGACCGACCTGAAAAATGCCGGAGCCAACTGGGTCGATCAGGAAGTTGTGACCGATCAGGGCCTGGTAACAAGTCGGAAACCAGACGATATTCCGGCCTTCAATCGAAAGATGATTGAAGAGATTCGAGAAGGCAAACACGCCCGACAACATGCGTAA
- a CDS encoding DinB family protein, translating to MKNYWTMVHFFTIRQITYLGWVIALLSSPLRAQTTTTTKLWTEADRQYTVDNLKRTRDLIIQETENLSPAQWRFKESPDRWSIGEIVEHLALWEIIWAREVSMGSRSKPQPELNQTSKPDQYYADWIMEDTPHVSPDFSRPTGFIEGKNNLTFFLKLRNQTISFVEKTQADMRAQFELTGTDSPRNMHQVYIFQWGHVDRHLRQIRKVKAHANYPKETAGK from the coding sequence ATGAAGAACTACTGGACAATGGTACACTTTTTTACCATCCGACAAATCACTTACCTGGGTTGGGTTATAGCGCTGCTCAGCAGCCCATTGCGGGCACAAACTACCACAACGACAAAACTCTGGACTGAGGCCGATCGGCAATATACGGTTGATAACCTCAAACGAACCCGTGATCTGATCATACAGGAAACCGAAAACCTGAGTCCGGCGCAGTGGCGTTTCAAAGAGTCGCCTGATCGGTGGAGTATCGGCGAAATTGTGGAACACCTCGCTTTGTGGGAAATAATCTGGGCTCGGGAAGTGAGTATGGGGAGCCGTAGTAAACCGCAGCCCGAACTAAATCAGACCAGTAAGCCTGATCAGTATTATGCGGACTGGATCATGGAAGATACCCCGCATGTATCGCCCGATTTCTCACGGCCTACAGGTTTTATTGAGGGTAAGAACAATCTAACTTTTTTCCTGAAGCTGCGTAACCAAACGATTTCGTTTGTGGAAAAAACCCAGGCTGATATGCGAGCGCAGTTTGAGTTGACAGGGACCGATAGCCCTCGTAATATGCACCAGGTGTACATTTTCCAGTGGGGCCATGTCGATCGGCATTTACGTCAGATTCGCAAGGTGAAAGCACACGCTAACTACCCGAAAGAAACGGCTGGAAAATAG
- a CDS encoding ester cyclase — METLKQESVAELTRKGACLAFFEAYSDLDTARMINLATPDATVHFIPLGNDGKGTFWEFGKNVWQLIMDCFPNIDNTVDAITAEGDVVTCQVTIFGTQANEFMGIPSKGHTFNSDHVFVFRFDPSDRITHVDINWDSARFASQLS; from the coding sequence ATGGAAACGCTAAAACAGGAATCTGTAGCTGAATTAACCCGAAAAGGAGCTTGCCTGGCATTTTTCGAGGCTTATAGTGATCTCGATACCGCCCGAATGATTAATCTCGCTACCCCCGATGCAACCGTTCATTTCATACCGCTTGGCAACGATGGGAAAGGAACTTTCTGGGAGTTTGGTAAAAACGTCTGGCAATTGATTATGGATTGCTTCCCAAATATTGATAATACAGTTGATGCCATTACCGCTGAAGGTGATGTGGTTACGTGTCAGGTCACTATTTTTGGTACGCAGGCCAACGAGTTTATGGGTATCCCCAGCAAAGGCCATACGTTCAATAGCGATCACGTCTTTGTTTTTCGTTTCGATCCATCCGACCGTATTACGCATGTCGATATCAACTGGGATAGCGCCCGTTTTGCCAGTCAGCTTTCCTAA
- a CDS encoding response regulator transcription factor produces MIRIVLFEDNKSFRQNLSLFLASQDDVFLAGSYGDANEAVAKIRKHKPDVVLMDIQMPGISGIEALQNIKLAYPDTKVLMQTVFEDEHKVFAAICGGASGYVLKSPDPDVMLQAIRDVAGGGAHMSPTIAAKVLTMFQHQFVQAQPTYVALTDRERDVLGCMVKGMSYKMIADACCLSYHTVHWHVKNIYEKLHVNSAPEAVAKAIEGKLV; encoded by the coding sequence ATGATTCGTATCGTACTGTTTGAGGATAACAAAAGTTTTCGGCAAAACCTGAGCCTGTTTTTGGCCAGTCAGGACGATGTGTTTCTGGCGGGCTCTTATGGCGACGCTAACGAGGCTGTGGCCAAAATTCGAAAGCATAAACCCGATGTCGTGCTGATGGATATTCAGATGCCGGGTATTTCAGGTATCGAAGCGCTGCAGAATATAAAACTAGCTTATCCCGACACAAAAGTGTTGATGCAGACCGTGTTTGAGGATGAACATAAGGTGTTTGCAGCTATTTGCGGAGGAGCTTCAGGATACGTACTGAAAAGCCCCGATCCTGATGTAATGCTACAGGCCATTCGGGATGTTGCGGGTGGGGGAGCGCATATGTCGCCAACTATTGCTGCCAAAGTACTGACCATGTTTCAGCATCAGTTTGTACAGGCACAGCCTACCTATGTAGCCCTGACCGACCGCGAACGCGATGTGTTGGGCTGCATGGTAAAAGGAATGAGCTATAAAATGATTGCCGATGCCTGCTGTTTGAGTTATCATACAGTACACTGGCATGTGAAAAATATTTACGAAAAATTACACGTCAACTCTGCCCCTGAGGCAGTGGCAAAAGCTATTGAGGGCAAGTTGGTGTGA